The Streptomyces lienomycini sequence AGTCCTCGGGCGTGGCGGAGTACTCCGGGCCGGTGGGGTGCTCGGTCCGCGGGGCGGTGCTCCCGGCGTCGGTGCGGCCGAAGCCCCAGTCCTTGCCGAACTCCTTCCCGAAGTCCTTGCCGAAGTCCCCGACCTCCTTGGCCAGTTCGCTCAGTCCCTCGCGCAGTCCCGTCGGCCAGTCGCCCCGTGAGAAGTGGTCCTGCACCTGCTCCTGCACGCGCTGGGCGATGCGCTGGACCTCCTCCTGCGCCTGGGCCCGGGCCCGGTCCTGGGCCTCCTTGGCCTGGTGCCGGGCCCGCTGTGCCTCGTCGCGGGCGCGGCGGCTCTCGTCCTTGGCGCGGCGGGCCTGCTCCTTCCACTCCTGCTTGACCCGCCGCATCTCCTCCTTGGCGGCCCGCCAGGCCTCCTTCTCGTCGGTGTCTCCTCCGCCGCCCGCGGCCTCGTCGCGGGGCCCGGGGCCGGTGCCCCGGCGGGCCGCGGTGGCCGCCGCTCGCATCTCCCGCCGCAGATCTCCCGCCGCGCCCCGCACGTCCGCCCGGATCTCGGCGGCCAGCTCGGCGACCGACTCCCGGATCTCCAGCTCCAGGTCGGCCAGCTCGCCACTGCGGTCGGCCAGCTCGGCGCGGCCGGCGTCCGTGATGGCGTACACCTTGCGGCCGCCCTCGGTGGTGTGGGTGACCAGGCCCTCGGCCTCCAGCTTGGCCAGGCGCGGGTACACCGTGCCCGCGGACGGGGCGTAGAGGCCCTGGAAGCGCTCTTCCAAGAGCCGGATCACCTCGTAACCGTGGCGCGGGGCCTCGTCCAGGAGCTTGAGGAGGTAGAGGCGGAGGCGGCCGTGGGCGAAGACGGGGGGCATGTCAGAGCACCTTCTTGTCGGTCGTGCCGTCGGAAGGGGCACCGGTGGCGCCGGCCTCCCGGACGGAAGCGGAATTGTCCCCCGGGCCGCCCCGTGCGTCGTCCACCGGGCCGGTGTTCTGCGGATCCCGCTCCCACGGCGCGTCCTCCGGCGCCGGACGGCGGAGCAGGGCGATCGAGCCGGAGACCGTGGTGGCCTTCAACCGGCCGTTGCCCGCGCCGAGCCGGCCGGTGATGCGTTTGGCCCCCCACTGGCCGCCCACCCGCAGGTCCTCGAAGGCGCTGGAGACCATGCCGCTGGCCGTGTTCGCCTCGACCTTGGCGT is a genomic window containing:
- a CDS encoding PadR family transcriptional regulator — translated: MPPVFAHGRLRLYLLKLLDEAPRHGYEVIRLLEERFQGLYAPSAGTVYPRLAKLEAEGLVTHTTEGGRKVYAITDAGRAELADRSGELADLELEIRESVAELAAEIRADVRGAAGDLRREMRAAATAARRGTGPGPRDEAAGGGGDTDEKEAWRAAKEEMRRVKQEWKEQARRAKDESRRARDEAQRARHQAKEAQDRARAQAQEEVQRIAQRVQEQVQDHFSRGDWPTGLREGLSELAKEVGDFGKDFGKEFGKDWGFGRTDAGSTAPRTEHPTGPEYSATPEDFPAAYTPAWAHEDAADSTGDPARDLDRLLDRFRDDIRDAARDHGVTADQVRDARRRLSEAAAHIGVILRTPKA